The following are from one region of the Amedibacterium intestinale genome:
- a CDS encoding IS3 family transposase encodes MEDAAEKQREFSVSGVLEKLGISKSGYYDWKRRDKSKTAKRKERVIEKIKEVHKKSYENYGAPKITRELRKQGEVISERTVGKYMRENGIKAQYIKHRTKTTRDCDYSTTLANILKRDFQPDEPNAAWCTDITYIWTQEEGFVYLTSIMDLYSRKIISWKLSRTMEVKDVLECLEKAKERRNMEKPVVIHSDRGVQFVSKWYQELTAGMKRSYSAKGNPWDNACIESFHSLIKREWLNRKKIIDYQMAYQMVFEYIETFYNTVRIHSHCDYESPNNYERSFKNKKCIN; translated from the coding sequence GTGGAAGATGCCGCAGAAAAGCAAAGAGAATTTTCTGTTTCCGGTGTGCTTGAAAAATTAGGCATTTCAAAATCTGGATATTATGACTGGAAAAGACGAGATAAAAGCAAAACTGCAAAACGAAAGGAACGTGTTATAGAAAAGATAAAAGAAGTCCATAAAAAGTCATATGAAAATTATGGTGCACCTAAAATCACTCGTGAATTAAGAAAACAGGGAGAAGTGATTTCAGAGCGTACAGTAGGAAAATATATGCGCGAAAACGGCATTAAAGCCCAATATATCAAGCATCGAACAAAAACGACGAGAGACTGTGATTATTCAACGACTCTGGCCAATATACTAAAAAGAGATTTTCAACCAGATGAACCAAATGCAGCATGGTGTACTGATATCACATATATATGGACGCAGGAAGAAGGTTTTGTCTATTTGACAAGTATCATGGATCTGTATTCGCGTAAGATCATAAGCTGGAAACTGAGCAGGACGATGGAAGTAAAAGATGTGTTAGAGTGTTTGGAAAAAGCAAAAGAAAGAAGAAATATGGAAAAACCAGTTGTCATCCACAGTGACAGAGGAGTGCAGTTCGTTTCAAAATGGTATCAGGAATTGACGGCAGGAATGAAGCGCAGCTATTCAGCAAAGGGAAATCCATGGGACAATGCATGCATAGAATCGTTTCATTCTCTAATTAAAAGAGAGTGGCTGAATAGAAAAAAGATCATTGATTATCAAATGGCATACCAAATGGTATTTGAATATATCGAAACATTTTACAATACAGTTAGGATTCACAGTCATTGTGACTATGAATCTCCTAACAATTACGAACGAAGTTTTAAAAATAAAAAATGTATCAATTAA
- a CDS encoding transposase: MAKKKPVFDNDFRSNAVRYVQQHTNLTMKECAANLGVGRSTLSRWISESKKSENGSVEMRGTGNFESDEAKEIARLRRELRDTKDALEILKKAIGILGD; this comes from the coding sequence ATGGCAAAAAAGAAACCAGTATTTGATAACGATTTTAGAAGCAACGCTGTACGATATGTACAACAACATACAAACCTTACTATGAAAGAATGTGCTGCAAACTTAGGAGTAGGAAGAAGCACCTTATCCAGATGGATAAGCGAATCAAAAAAATCAGAAAACGGTTCTGTAGAAATGAGAGGAACGGGTAATTTCGAATCTGATGAAGCTAAGGAAATTGCACGCCTGAGACGTGAATTGCGTGATACGAAGGATGCCCTTGAAATCTTAAAAAAGGCAATAGGCATACTGGGAGATTAA
- the cas2 gene encoding CRISPR-associated endonuclease Cas2, whose protein sequence is MIYEFMRLILFFDLPVTTKKDRKTYAQFRKYLIQNGYMMMQYSVYCKIFANREAAVKHVANLEKSVPKKGQIRLLLVTEKQYAKIEIITGGKSMQETILNSDSFIKI, encoded by the coding sequence ATGATTTATGAATTTATGCGTTTGATTTTATTTTTTGACCTTCCAGTAACAACAAAAAAAGATAGAAAAACATATGCACAGTTTAGAAAGTATTTGATTCAAAATGGATATATGATGATGCAGTATTCCGTATACTGCAAAATATTTGCAAATCGAGAAGCAGCAGTGAAACATGTTGCTAATCTAGAAAAAAGTGTTCCTAAAAAAGGACAAATACGATTATTACTTGTTACGGAGAAACAATATGCGAAAATAGAAATTATTACTGGAGGAAAATCAATGCAGGAAACAATTTTGAATAGTGATTCATTTATTAAAATATGA